Within Halobacterium jilantaiense, the genomic segment TCCCCGGGCACGACGACCTCGTCGTACTCGGCGACCCGGTCGACCCAGTACGCGAGGCGCTCGGTGTAGTCGTGGGGGCCGTAGACGACCGGCGGCCGCACCGACATCGCGTTCACTCCGCGGTCCGCGGCCTGGAAGACGATGCGGTCGCCGGCCGCCTTCCGCGCGCCGTACGTCTCCGGCGAGTCGTCGGTCGCCGCCTCGGCCGAGCAGGACTCCAGAGCGGTCTCTCCCTCGCGCTTCGGCACGTCCTCGTCGGCGTACGCCGCGCCGCTGGAGATGTAGACGTAGGCGTCGACGCCGCTGAAAATCTCCGTCGCCGACTCGACGTCTCGCGGCTTGTACGCGACGCAGTCGAAGACCGCGTCGGGCTCAACCTCGCGCTTCGCTTGGAGGAGGTCCCGGCGCTCGGTCCGGTCGCCCTCCACCCGGGCGACGCGGTCGTCCTCGGCGAACGGGTCGTCGTGGTTCCCGCGGTTGAACGTCGTCACGTCGTAGCCGTGGTCGAGCAGTTCCGCGACGAGGTGGCGGCCGATGAACCGCGTGCCGCCGACGACGAGTGCCGTGTCCATGCTCGCACGGTTGACTCCTGACCAAAAAGCCGTATCGAATGGGGAACTGGGACCCCACGAGGGCTGCGCTCGCGGACCGCTCGTCCGGTGTCGGCAGTGAGCCGGGTGCGGGCTTTTAGTCGGTGGCGAGTCGAAAACCGAACACCGTGACGTATTCGCGCTCAGACGAGAACCGGCGGACTGCCGTCGCCATCGGTGTCGCCGCCGGGCTCGCGTCCCTCGTCGGTCTCCTCGGCTCCGACATACCCCTGACCGCCGACCAGCCGTTCGTCCTCGTGGCCGCGCTCGCAGCGACGAGTCTCGGCGTCGGCAGCGTCGGGACAGTGTCGTGGTACCTGTTCGTCGAACAGTCCCTGCTGGTGCCCGCAGTGGCCGGGTTCGGGTACGTCGGCGTCGTGACTGCCGGCGTGTTCCTCGGTCAGCAGCCGGCGGCCGTCGAGACGCTGTTGACCAAGTGGCTCTACGCCGCTGGCGTCGTCCTCGCTGGTGGAGCAGTCGAGTACGCTGTTCGCCGCGGGGTACAGCGGGCCGTCGGCCGACTCGGGCCGAGACCGCTGCACTAGGGCGGCCCGGGTGCGACAGCGTGGC encodes:
- a CDS encoding SDR family oxidoreductase, which translates into the protein MDTALVVGGTRFIGRHLVAELLDHGYDVTTFNRGNHDDPFAEDDRVARVEGDRTERRDLLQAKREVEPDAVFDCVAYKPRDVESATEIFSGVDAYVYISSGAAYADEDVPKREGETALESCSAEAATDDSPETYGARKAAGDRIVFQAADRGVNAMSVRPPVVYGPHDYTERLAYWVDRVAEYDEVVVPGDGTNLWQRVYAEDVAQGLRVVAEEGEPGEAYNVGDRNAVTLDRMLDLIADALGTSVERSYTSPRELSIVDLEPDDFPLYRDHPHLLDTTKVAELGYESTPLAEAMERTVESHREHGLTGEDNGPDRETEERLLDVLDTV